In Rattus norvegicus strain BN/NHsdMcwi chromosome 1, GRCr8, whole genome shotgun sequence, a genomic segment contains:
- the Zfp78 gene encoding zinc finger protein 78, translated as MTVELMKAMLQDAVTFKDVAIDFSQEEWEWLNPAQRSLYRNVVLENYRNLVSVGACISKPSLISLLEHGKEPWEVKGQVTRSPVQGGESVQKTQELSLRQLAFDAVSVENIASLGCESPTSGKKQKCKDLFDRQKMSQEIFNLKETVTHKGTHTKEIGYKHTESFKSVHLDSVEENIYSHKTNKKSFSKNPKVRKYKKIWAGKNIFKCNECEKTFTHSSSVTVHQRIHTGEKPYKCTVCGKAFKQSHHLAQHHTTHTHEKLFECKECNKAFSQNSYLIVHQRIHTGEKPYKCKECTKSFRQPAHLAQHQRIHTGEKPYKCKECGKAFRDSSTFAQHKRCHNDKRPFQCAECGQAFRYNMSLTRHSRHYHTGEKPFDCADCGKVFSVHIGLTLHRRIHTGEKPYPCNVCGKAFRSGSSLTVHHRIHTGEKPYKCDICGKAFSHSMSLTGHQRVHSGEKPYTCKECGKAFRQSIHLVVHSRIHTGEKPYECKECGKAFRESSQLASHQRNHTGEKPFECKQCGKFFKRSTYLARHQKIHTGEKPYECNECGKTFTHTAYLIRHKRVHTGEKPYKCSECGKAFGDGSSRAQHQRLHSGERPYACERCGRAFRTKSSFNCHQSCHTGKKPQNCVPGGKPFSR; from the exons ATGACCGTTGAACTAATGAAAGCCATGCTACAG GACGCAGTGACATTCAAAGATGTTGCCATAGACTTTTCTCAGGAGGAATGGGAGTGGCTGAATCCTGCTCAGAGGAGTTTGTACAGGAACGTGGTGCTGGAGAACTATCGGAACTTGGTTTCAGTGG gaGCTTGCATTTCCAAACCATCTCTAATCTCTTTATTGGAGCATGGGAAGGAGCCTTGGGAGGTGAAGGGTCAGGTGACAAGAAGCCCGGTACAAG GTGGAGAATCTGTACAGAAGACACAAGAATTATCTCTGAGGCAATTGGCTTTTGATGCCGTGTCAGTGGAGAACATTGCAAGCCTCGGTTGTGAGTCTCCCACTTCTGGAAAAAAGCAGAAATGCAAAGACCTTTTTGATAGACAGAAGATGAGTCAGGAAATATTTAACCTGAAAGAAACAGTCACTCACAAAGGAACTCACACTAAAGAAATAGGCTACAAACACACGGAATCTTTCAAATCTGTCCATCTGGATAGTGTAGAAGAGAATATTTATAGTCACAAGACAAATAAGAAAAGCTTCTCCAAAAATCCCAAGGTACGGAAATACAAGAAAATCTGGGCAGGgaagaacatttttaaatgtaacgAATGCGAGAAAACCTTCACCCACAGCTCATCTGTGACTGTGCATCAGAGAATTCACACGGGCGAAAAGCCGTATAAATGCACAGTCTGTGGAAAGGCCTTCAAGCAGAGCCACCACCTGGCTCagcaccacacaacacacacccacgaGAAACTCTTTGAGTGTAAGGAATGTAACAAAGCCTTCAGCCAGAATTCATACCTTATTGTGCACCAAAGAATCCACACCGGAGAAAAACCGTACAAGTGTAAGGAGTGTACGAAGTCCTTCAGGCAGCCCGCCCACCTGGCTCAGCATCAGAGGATTCACACTGGGGAGAAGCCCTATAAGTGTAAAGAGTGTGGGAAGGCCTTCAGGGACAGTTCTACCTTTGCTCAGCATAAGAGGTGTCATAATGATAAGCGACCCTTTCAGTGTGCTGAGTGTGGTCAAGCCTTCAGGTACAACATGTCCCTAACCCGTCACTCTAGGCATTATCATACCGGCGAGAAGCCATTCGATTGCGCTGACTGTGGGAAAGTCTTCAGTGTTCACATAGGACTAACTTTGCACAGGAGAATTCACACCGGAGAGAAACCATACCCATGTAACGTCTGTGGGAAAGCTTTCCGCAGTGGGTCGTCCCTGACTGTACACCACAGGATTCACACAGgtgagaaaccttacaaatgtgacATTTGTGGGAAGGCCTTTAGCCACAGCATGTCGCTCACTGGCCATCAAAGAGTACActctggagagaaaccttatacATGCAAGGAGTGTGGGAAAGCTTTTCGGCAGAGTATACATCTTGTCGTTCACtcaagaattcatactggagaaaagCCCTACGAATGTAAGGAATGTGGGAAGGCCTTTCGAGAGAGTTCCCAACTGGCCAGTCATCAGAGAAACCACACAGGAGAAAAACCTTTCGAATGTAAGCAGTGTGGTAAATTTTTCAAAAGAAGTACCTATCTTGCCAGACATCAGAAAAtccatacaggagagaaaccttatgagtGTAACGAATGTGGCAAAACCTTCACGCATACTGCCTACCTCATACGACATAAGAgggttcacactggagagaagccgtACAAATGTTCTGAGTGTGGGAAGGCATTTGGTGACGGCTCCTCCCGCGCTCAGCATCAGAGACTTCACTCTGGTGAGAGGCCCTACGCGTGTGAGAGATGTGGAAGGGCGTTCAGAACAAAGTCATCCTTTAATTGCCACCAGAGCTGTCACACCGGAAAGAAACCGCAAAACTGTGTCCCCGGTGGCAAACCCTTTAGCCGCTGA
- the Zfp78 gene encoding zinc finger protein 78 isoform X1, with product MTVELMKAMLQDAVTFKDVAIDFSQEEWEWLNPAQRSLYRNVVLENYRNLVSVGACISKPSLISLLEHGKEPWEVKGQVTRSPVQGENSRSRLKNLCKEWLHHLQRSLPGLKLPETLPKPEDPGCELKFPCLAWIPFSSRLSLLLSSCLGSGESVQKTQELSLRQLAFDAVSVENIASLGCESPTSGKKQKCKDLFDRQKMSQEIFNLKETVTHKGTHTKEIGYKHTESFKSVHLDSVEENIYSHKTNKKSFSKNPKVRKYKKIWAGKNIFKCNECEKTFTHSSSVTVHQRIHTGEKPYKCTVCGKAFKQSHHLAQHHTTHTHEKLFECKECNKAFSQNSYLIVHQRIHTGEKPYKCKECTKSFRQPAHLAQHQRIHTGEKPYKCKECGKAFRDSSTFAQHKRCHNDKRPFQCAECGQAFRYNMSLTRHSRHYHTGEKPFDCADCGKVFSVHIGLTLHRRIHTGEKPYPCNVCGKAFRSGSSLTVHHRIHTGEKPYKCDICGKAFSHSMSLTGHQRVHSGEKPYTCKECGKAFRQSIHLVVHSRIHTGEKPYECKECGKAFRESSQLASHQRNHTGEKPFECKQCGKFFKRSTYLARHQKIHTGEKPYECNECGKTFTHTAYLIRHKRVHTGEKPYKCSECGKAFGDGSSRAQHQRLHSGERPYACERCGRAFRTKSSFNCHQSCHTGKKPQNCVPGGKPFSR from the exons ATGACCGTTGAACTAATGAAAGCCATGCTACAG GACGCAGTGACATTCAAAGATGTTGCCATAGACTTTTCTCAGGAGGAATGGGAGTGGCTGAATCCTGCTCAGAGGAGTTTGTACAGGAACGTGGTGCTGGAGAACTATCGGAACTTGGTTTCAGTGG gaGCTTGCATTTCCAAACCATCTCTAATCTCTTTATTGGAGCATGGGAAGGAGCCTTGGGAGGTGAAGGGTCAGGTGACAAGAAGCCCGGTACAAGGTGAGAATTCAAGAAGCAGATTGAAAAACCTTTGTAAGGAATGGCTCCACCATCTTCAGAGGTCCTTACCTGGGCTGAAGCTGCCAGAAACTCTTCCTAAGCCTGAGGATCCTGGGTGTGAATTGAAGTTTCCTTGCCTGGCATGGATTCCCTTCTCTTCACGCttgtctcttctgctttcctctTGTCTTGGTA GTGGAGAATCTGTACAGAAGACACAAGAATTATCTCTGAGGCAATTGGCTTTTGATGCCGTGTCAGTGGAGAACATTGCAAGCCTCGGTTGTGAGTCTCCCACTTCTGGAAAAAAGCAGAAATGCAAAGACCTTTTTGATAGACAGAAGATGAGTCAGGAAATATTTAACCTGAAAGAAACAGTCACTCACAAAGGAACTCACACTAAAGAAATAGGCTACAAACACACGGAATCTTTCAAATCTGTCCATCTGGATAGTGTAGAAGAGAATATTTATAGTCACAAGACAAATAAGAAAAGCTTCTCCAAAAATCCCAAGGTACGGAAATACAAGAAAATCTGGGCAGGgaagaacatttttaaatgtaacgAATGCGAGAAAACCTTCACCCACAGCTCATCTGTGACTGTGCATCAGAGAATTCACACGGGCGAAAAGCCGTATAAATGCACAGTCTGTGGAAAGGCCTTCAAGCAGAGCCACCACCTGGCTCagcaccacacaacacacacccacgaGAAACTCTTTGAGTGTAAGGAATGTAACAAAGCCTTCAGCCAGAATTCATACCTTATTGTGCACCAAAGAATCCACACCGGAGAAAAACCGTACAAGTGTAAGGAGTGTACGAAGTCCTTCAGGCAGCCCGCCCACCTGGCTCAGCATCAGAGGATTCACACTGGGGAGAAGCCCTATAAGTGTAAAGAGTGTGGGAAGGCCTTCAGGGACAGTTCTACCTTTGCTCAGCATAAGAGGTGTCATAATGATAAGCGACCCTTTCAGTGTGCTGAGTGTGGTCAAGCCTTCAGGTACAACATGTCCCTAACCCGTCACTCTAGGCATTATCATACCGGCGAGAAGCCATTCGATTGCGCTGACTGTGGGAAAGTCTTCAGTGTTCACATAGGACTAACTTTGCACAGGAGAATTCACACCGGAGAGAAACCATACCCATGTAACGTCTGTGGGAAAGCTTTCCGCAGTGGGTCGTCCCTGACTGTACACCACAGGATTCACACAGgtgagaaaccttacaaatgtgacATTTGTGGGAAGGCCTTTAGCCACAGCATGTCGCTCACTGGCCATCAAAGAGTACActctggagagaaaccttatacATGCAAGGAGTGTGGGAAAGCTTTTCGGCAGAGTATACATCTTGTCGTTCACtcaagaattcatactggagaaaagCCCTACGAATGTAAGGAATGTGGGAAGGCCTTTCGAGAGAGTTCCCAACTGGCCAGTCATCAGAGAAACCACACAGGAGAAAAACCTTTCGAATGTAAGCAGTGTGGTAAATTTTTCAAAAGAAGTACCTATCTTGCCAGACATCAGAAAAtccatacaggagagaaaccttatgagtGTAACGAATGTGGCAAAACCTTCACGCATACTGCCTACCTCATACGACATAAGAgggttcacactggagagaagccgtACAAATGTTCTGAGTGTGGGAAGGCATTTGGTGACGGCTCCTCCCGCGCTCAGCATCAGAGACTTCACTCTGGTGAGAGGCCCTACGCGTGTGAGAGATGTGGAAGGGCGTTCAGAACAAAGTCATCCTTTAATTGCCACCAGAGCTGTCACACCGGAAAGAAACCGCAAAACTGTGTCCCCGGTGGCAAACCCTTTAGCCGCTGA